Within bacterium, the genomic segment CCTGGAAAAAATTATTATTATTCAAATATTCTAAAATCCTTATCCTGCTTAAACCTTCTATCAAAACCTTTACGGAACCATCCGGCATTTTTAAAAACTGCAATATCTCTGAGACTACCCCTATACTGTAAATGTCCTCTTTTTCCGGCTGGTCTATCTTGGAATTTTTCTGGGCACACAAAACAATCTTCTTGTCGGAATTCATGGCATATTCCAATGCTCTTATAGACTTGTCCCTGCCTACAAATAAAGGTACAACCATATAAGGGAAAACAACTATATCGCGTAAAGGCAAAACTGGAATACCCTTAATCTGCTCCAATTGTTTCATTTTACTCCTATGTTAAAAGTTCAAAACTCAAGCTGTGCCAAATCCTTTTTTATTTTCAAGAACAATTACCGGGTCTCTTTTTTCCCGGACAACTTCTTCAGTAATAATACATTCCTTTATATCATTACGGGAGGGCAATTCATACATAATATTCAGCATTAAATCTTCTATTATAGCCCTGAGTCCTCTTGCCCCTGTGTTTCTTTTTATCGCTTCATCTGCAATTGTCCGCAATGCTTCCTCTGTAAATTTTAATTTAACCCCTTCCATTTCAAAAAATTTCTGATATTGTTTTACAAGGGCATTTTTGGGTTCAACTAAAATTTTTATCAATATAGATTTGTCCAATTCTTCCAGTGCAGCCATAACCGGCAACCGCCCGATAAATTCAGGGATAAACCCGTATTTTAAAAGGTCTTCCGGTTGAATTTCTGATAAAAAGTTATTCATCTTTTTTACCGACTTGCGTTTTATTTCGGCTCCAAATCCTATGTTCTTTTTTCCAATACGGGTTTCAATAATTTTATCTAAACCAATAAACGCACCGCCGCATATAAAAAGCACATCTTTGGTATCCACCTGGACAAATTCCTGGTGAGGATGTTTTCTGCCGCCCTGGGGAGGAATATTCGCCACCACACCCTCCAATATTTTCAGAAGCGCCTGCTGGACCCCTTCTCCCGAAACGTCCCTGGTTATGGAGACATTTTCACCTGTTTTCTTTGCAATTTTATCAATCTCATCAATATAAACAATACCTTTTTCCGCCCTGGTTACATCATAATTGGCATTTTGTAAAAGTTTCAGAATTATATTCTCAACATCTTCACCTACATAGCCGGCTTCAGTTAAAGTAGTGGCATCTACAATCGCAAATGGAACATTCAACAGCCTGGCTAATGTCTGGGCTAAAAGGGTTTTTCCAGAACCTGTCGGGCCTATTAATAAAATATTACTTTTTTGGAGCTCAACTCCGCCTTTTGCTGTATTAACCCCGATACGTTTATAATGATTATGAACTGCTACTGACATAATTTTTTTTGCGCGTTCCTGGCCGATTACATATTGGTCCAGGATGGCTTTTATTTCAGCAGGTTTAGGGATAGATTTTTCTTTTTCTTTACTTTCTGTCTCATCCCAGTCGTCAGCTATAATTTCACTGCAAAGCTTAATACATTCATCACAAATATATACAGACGGGCCAGCTACTAATTTTTTTATTTCTGTCTGGCTTTTCCCGCAGAAAGAACAAACAAGAGATGTTTTTTCCGTAATGTTTTGCATATCTCTCCAATAAGAAAACCGCTTGAACGGTTTAAACAGGTTAAACTTTCTTTTTTATTACCGAATCAATTATATGATATTCCGCAGCTTGTTCCGCTGACATAAAAAAATCACGGTCTGTATCCTTTCGTATTTTATCCAGAGACTGGCCGGTATGTTCAACAAGTATTTCATTTAATTTTTCTCTCATCCGTAAAATTTCTTTAGCCTGGATATCAATATCTGTGGCCTGTCCCTGGACACCGCCTAACGGCTGATGAATCATAATCCTCGCATTAGGGAGAGCAAACCGCTTGCCATTTTTACCAGCGGCTAAAAGAAGAGCACCCATACTTGCCGCTTGTCCCATGCATATTGTAGAAACATCAGGCTTAATATACTGCATTGTATCGTAAATAGCCAATCCCGCAGTAACTACTCCACCAGGACAATTTATATATAGATGTATATCCTTATCCGGGTCTTCTGCTTCCAAAAAAAGCAGTTGGGCAATTATTAAATTAGAAATATCGTCTTCAATCGGCATACCTATAAAAATTATCCTGTCTTTTAAGAGCCTTGAATATATATCATACGCCCGTTCTCCCCTGCTTGATTGTTCAACAACCATAGGAATTAGACTCATTTGTTAACCTCCTCTTCCTTAATTTCAGCTTTTGAAATAACAAAATCTAATGCTTTTTCTTCTTTGATATCTTCTTCAATTACCGGCAGCAAATTTTTTTCCTTAAACATATCTTTTATCTCATTCACATTCTTTCTTAATGCCTGCGCTATTTTTCTTATTTCTTCATCTATTTCCAAAGGCGATACGGCAATATTTTCCCTGGCCGCTATTTCTCTTAAAACTAAAGAGGCTTTAACTTGAGTTTTAGCATTTTCCCTATACGTGTTTCTTAAGTTTTGTATATTATCTGTGTTTTTCAGTTCAATTCCCTTGTAACGCAAATTTGCTTCGGTTTCCCGGAGAATATCATCTATTTTCTTTTCAATTAAAAACTCCGGCGGATCAAATTGATTGTTTAACGCCAATTGTTTTCTCGCCTCTTTTTTTAAATTAATATTAGATATTTTTTCTTTAGTCTCTGTTAACTCTCTTTGAATATTAATTTTTAACTCTTCCAAATTTTTCAAATTACCGCACTTTTCCGCAAGGACATCATTAATTTCCGGCAATTTTTCCTCTCTGATATCATTTACCTTTATTTTAAAAAGGACCTCCTGGCCTTTTAACTTCTTATCGGCATAATCATCCGGAAACATTGCCAAAATTTCTTTCTCGTCTCCTATATTACTTCCAATAAGTTTATTTTCAACCTCAGGGAAAAACTCTTTACTGCCTATACGCAAAGTAAATCCTTTTGAAGATCCTCCTTTAATAGGATTGTTTTTATGAAAAGCCGTAAAATCTATTACAGCAATATCTCCATCTTTAATTCCCCTGCCGGAGACTGGAACAAATTCTGCATGTCTTTTTTGTAAATTTTTCAAAACTTCATCAATTTCTCCTTCAGAAATTTTACTGGCATTTTTTTGCAGTTTTAGGTTTGAATAATTCTTAATATCCAATACAGGTATAATTTCAACTGTAATTTCATAATCCAAAGACCCGTCTTCATTAAAAATTACGTCTTTAACTTCCGGACTGCCGACAAAATTCCAATTTTGTTCTTTTAAAATTTTTTCTGACGTTTCATAAATTAAATTTTGGGTCAGCCTGCCGTCAATTACATCTTTAAACCTTTGTTTTAATATTTCCAAAGGTATTTTTCCTCTCCTAAAACCATCTATACGGGCTTCTTGTCTGATATGATTAATTATAGAATTTCGCTCTCTCAACACATGGTCTTTATCAATATTAATTTTAATTTGCTTTTTGCTTTCTGATAAATCTGTTATTTGCAAAGTGCATCTCCTTATATAAATATTGAAAATAGATAATCGAAATTTGACCGCAATCTCGAATCTCAAATCTCGATTCTCAATTGCTCTGATTTTTGTCCGCTCAGGCGGACAAAAATCTGGTGCCGAGGGCGGGAGTTGAACCCGCATCCGCCTTAGGCGGACTAGATCCTAAGTCTAGCGCGTCTGCCAGTTCCGCCACCTCGGCGATAACAATAAAAATTCAAAAGTCAAAAGTCAAAATGTAAAATTCATGTATCACTTTGTGATCTTATTAAAATGCGAAGCATCCCTCAATTTTAACTTTTTCATTTTAAATTTTGAATTATTTTAAAGTGTGTTCCACCTGGTCAGCGGCCAATAAACAAAAACAGCTTTTCCCCTTATATTTTCAATTGGGACCGGACCAAACATTCTGCTGTCATAACTCTTATCGCGGTTATCACCCATAACAAAAAGGTTACCCTCCGGAACCGTATACGGCCCAAAATTATCTCTTGCCGAAAAATCTCCGGGTTGAATTTCTGACTCCGCACAAAACTTGTATGGTTCACTTAATATCCTGCCGTTAATAAAAACCTTTTTGTCCTTAATTTCAATAGTTTCACCTTCCAAGGCAATCACTCTTTTTATAAAATCTTTTTTTCCGCTTGATATTGGAGGAGTCAAAACAACAACGTCTCCTCTCCGGGGGTTTCTTACTTTGGGAAAATGATAAATAGTCGGAATACGTTTATCCAAAAATATCTCAACATCAATAATTGTTGCTGGTATCTTTACCCCGTAGATAAATTTATTAACAAAAACACGGTCACTTTGTATCAATGTTTCTTCCATGGACCCCCCATAAATATAGGTTGCCTCCACTAAGGTAGTTTTTATAAGAAGCGCTAAAATCAACGCGATTAAAAGCGACTGCCCGTATTCTTTTGCTTTTTCCTTTATTTTTTGTTTATCAAATTTCATATTATAAGACCTCCTGATTTCAATTAAATTGTAATTTGTACGAAAATCGAGAATCGAAAATAGATCACAATCGAGATTTTTTAATCTAATTTCTATTTTCGATTCTCGATTGCTCTGATTTTTGTCCGCCTGGGGCGGGCAAAAATCTGGTGGGCCGTGCAGGAATCGAACCAGCAACCCCCTGATTAAGAGTCAGATGCTCTACCAATTGAGCTAACGGCCCATGTATATGAAAATAGAAAATCGAGATTTGATCGCAATCGAGATTTTATTAATCTAATTTCAATTTTCGATTCTCGATTGCTCTGTCCCGATACTTATCGGGACTGGTGCGCCTAGGAGGAATCGAACCTCCAGCCCACGGATTAGAAATCCGTTGCTCTATCCAATTGAGCTATAGGCGCCTGTTAGAAAATCGAGAATCGAAAATAGAAAATAGACAAATCCAAAGAAATTCCTCAATCTAATCTCGATTTTCTATTTTCGATTGCTCTGTCCCGATACTTATCGGGACTGGTGTGCCTGAGTGGAGTCGAACCACCGGCCTACGGCTTCGGAGGCCGTCGCTCTATCCAACTGAGCTACAGGCACTCAAATAGAAAATCGAGAATCGAAAATAGACTGCAAGCGGAAATTCTATTTTTCTCTATTTTCAAATCTCGATTTTCGATTGCTCTATTTTTGTGCGAAGCGCAAAAATTTGGAGCGGGAAACGGGATTTGAACCCGCGACATCTACCTTGGCAAGGTAGCGCTCTACCAACTGAGCTATTCCCGCTTAAATTTAAACACTATATTAAAAATGTGTTAAAAGATATTATCATAAATATTAAAACAAAGCAAGTATGTCAAAACCTACTATTTAAATTTCTCTAAAGCCATTTGGGCGGCCAATTGTTCAGCTTGTTTTTTACTCTTTCCCCGGCCCCTTCCGCAAACAATATTATCAATCAATAACTCTACATCAAAAATCTTTTCATGCTCAGGACCGATTTCATCAACAATCCTGTAAATAGGGATTTTTTTAAGTTTAACCTGTGTATATTCCTGTAGCTGGCTTTTATAGTCGGCAATATTGCTGGAAAACATTTCTGCCTCCATATGTGCGATTATAAATTTGTACGCCTCTTCTAATCCTGAATCTAGATACACAGCGCCAATGATAGCTTCAAATGTATTTGCCAAAATAGAATCTCTGTCTCTGCCGCCAGTAGATTCCTCCCCGCGCCCCAGAAGCAAATAACGGCCGATATTCAACTGCCTGGCGTTTTTAGATAACACGGGTTCGCTGACAATTCTTGCCCGAAGCTTAGAAAGATTCCCCTCGTTTGCCTGGGGAAATTTCTGATAAAGATATTCACTCGTAACTAAATTCAAAACTGCATCTCCCAAAAATTCCAGCTTCTCATTATATCCTGTATTATCTTTCTGTTCATGGGCATAAGAACTATGTATCAATGCTTGATTAAAAATATGTAAATTGTTTATTTTAATTTTTAATTTTTTAGCCAAACCCTGCAGATCTTTTACTCGCTCTTTTCCTAAATTCACCCCGCCCTTCACCTCAACTTTCATTAACTGAACATAATTTTCTAAAAATTTATCTCTCTTTTTACCCGCTAAAAATAATCTCAGGAAGGGCGGGGTTCACCCCCTGCCTTTCCTTCTTCAAACTTTTTTCACTGCATTGTAAACCTCTTCATTATAATGACTCCGTTTTGCCCCCCAAAACCAAAGGAATTTGACAAAACCACATTTACCTCTTTTTCCCGTGGTTTATTGGGGACATAATCCAAATCACATTCGGGATCGGGAAACTCATAATTTATTGTCGGAAGGACAACCTTTTTATCTAATATTAAAGCGCATATTACACCTTCAATCCCCCCGGCTGCCCCTAAAAGATGCCCTGTCATTGATTTTGTGGAACTTATACTAAGTTTGTGAGCATAATCTCCAAAGACCTTTTTAATTGCCAAAGTTTCACATTTATCGTTCAATTTTGTCGACGTCCCATGGGCATTGATATAATCAACATCAGTTGGTTTTAAATTCGCATCCAGCAACGCATTGTTCATGGCCCTTGCCGCACCGTCACCCGTTAAGTCAGGCGAAGTTATATGATATGCATCAAGGCTCATCCCATAACCTGCCATTTCCCCGTATATTTTGGCTTTCCTGCTGACAGCATGTTCTAATGTTTCCAGAACAATAACACCGGCACCTTCACTCATGACAAAACCATCGCGCTCATTATCAAAAGGCCTGCTTGCCCTTTGTGGATCATCATTACGGACCGATAAACTTCTTGCCGCACAAAATCCCGCTACACCCAGGGGAGTTAACGGAGACTCGCTTCCTCCTGCAATCATTACATCAGCTTCACCGCGCTGAATGATTTTATAGGCGTCACCAATTGCATGTGTTCCCGTTGCGCAAGCCGTAGCCAGAGTGGTGCTTGGGCCTTTAACTCCAAGAATTATAGCAGTCTGGCCTGTAACCATATTAACAATCATCATTGGTATAAGAAAAGGGCTTACTCTTCTGACTCCTGAATTCAATAATACTTTATGCTCTTCTTCCATCGCCCTCAAACCGCCGATCCCTGAACCAATGACCACCCCAATTCTATTAACATCTTCCTTTGACAAATCAAGTCCCGCATCTTCCACCGCCGAACAAGAGGCATAAATACCATACTGGCAAAATTCATCCATATGCCTGATATCTTTTTTTGTTAAAAATTTTGATGGATCAAAATCTTTAACTTCACCCGCGATTCTGGTCGGATAACCGGATGCGTCAAATCTTGTTAAAGGGCCAATCCCGCTTTTACCAGAAAATAAATTTTGCCAAAATTCATTTCTATTATTTCCCAAAGATGAAACGACGCCAATTCCTGTTATTACAACTCTTTTCTTCACTCAAAAACTCCTTTTTTCGGTAACATACAAAAATAAATGAGCAGCCGGGATATTTTTCCGGCTGCTCATCCTGAGCAAAGCGAAGGTTCCCTTGTCCATTTTTTAGGATCCTTCGTCACTTCGTTCCTCAGGATGAGGGGTCGCCTGCCTGCGGTAGGCAGGAAATTCCCCGACCCCTTAAATAAATAGGGTATAAGTATTAAGCTATTCTTATACCCTTCTTTATGTTAATTTGAATATATTTGCCCTATGACTTGTGGGCGTTAATATATTTAATTGCATCTCCAACATTAATTATTTTTTCAGCCTCTTCATCGGGTATCTCAATACCGAATTCATCTTCTAACGCCATTACTAATTCAACCGTATCCAGAGAATCCGCACCTAAATCCCCTACAAAAGAAGATTCTGGTTTTACTTCTGCTATATCTACTCCTAATTGTTCAGCAACAATTTTCTTAACTTTTTCGTCAATTGCCATTAAAAATTCACCTCCCTTTTCAATGAGCAGATGATTTATCCGCCTCAGGCGGATAAATCATAGTTGCGAAGCCCGTCTGCAAATCGAACCCCGCACCTTTTACTCATTTAAATTATTTTTATACTAAAAAACTTTTTAATCTATGTTCGTTTTTCCACACTTTTTAAATAATAAAAAGATGCGGGGTAAATTCGACCATACAACTTAGCTGTGCAATAGCTTGCTAAGTTGTGGTCTCATTTACATTGCCATTCCGCCATCCACCCGTATAACCTCTCCGGTTATATATCCGGCTTTTTCTGAAACTAAAAAAAGGATGGCCTGGGCCACATCTTCAACCTGGCCCAGCCTGCCAAGCGGAATCTGTTTCATTAAATTTTCTTTCACGTTATCAGGCAAGACCTTGGTCATTTCTGTAGCGATAAATCCCGGCGCAATCGCGTTTACAGTAATATTGCGGCTGGCTACTTCCCTCGCTACGGTCTTTGTGAAACCAATTATACCAGCCTTGCTTGCAGAATAATTAGCCTGGCCGGCGTTACCAATAAGCCCTACGATTGAAGCTATATTAACAATCCTGCCCCACCGTTCTTTAAGCATTGGACGAATAACGGCTTTCGTACAATTAAAAACACCCTTAAGGTTTATGTTTAAAACCCTGTCCCAATCCTCTTCCTTCATCTTCAAAAGAAGGCCGTCACGGGTAATACCCGCATTGTTGACAAGTATATCTATTTTACCATACTTGTCAAGGATTTTATTGGTAACGTCAGAAACTTCCGTAAAATTACTCACATCCATTTTATAAGCCGACGCACTTCCGCCCAATCCTTCAATTTCCTTAAGCATATTATCGGCATTTTCCTGGCTGATATCAACTACAACAACTTTTGCCCCGTTTTTTGCAAGTCCTAAAGAAATAGCCTTGCCTATTCCCTGCCCCCCTCCTGTAACAATGGAAACCCTGTCTTTTAGCCCCATAAACTCTCTCCTTTTTTTATTTCTTTCCATTTTTCATCCATACAAATTATTTTTGCACCTGGATTTATTCTCTTTAATAATCCTGCAAGGACATTTCCAAACCCAACCTCAACAAAATTAGTTATTCCGGCACTTAAAATATAATTTATTGAATCATCCCATAAAACCGGTGATTTCATTTGTAATGAAAGCATTTTTTTTATCTCGCGTGGATCAGTCAGCGGTTTACCTGTAACATTGCTTATTATCGGAATTTTTGGAATTGAAAATTCAATATTTTCCATATAATGAAAAAACTCCCCGGCTGTTTCATTCATCAGCGAGGAATGAAAAGGCCCTTTTGTATTGAGAAATATTATCTTTTTTATCCCTTTCTTTTTCAGCTCTTCGCCGGCAGATTCAACCGCCTTTGATTCACCGGAAATAACAACCTGCCCCGGCGCGTTATAATTAACCACTTCAACAACCCCCGTATTTTTAACGCCGGCACAAACTTCCCTGATAAGATTTTTATCTCCGCCTAAAACTGCGGCCATTTTCCCATATCCGGGAGGAAAGGCATTTTCCATAAGTTCAGCCCTTTTTTTAACTAAACGCAGCCCTTCTTCCCATGAAAAAATTCCTGCGGCCACACAGGCTGAATATTCACCCAAACTGTGCCCTGCCAGGATGTCTGCGTAAATGCCGTGCTCTTTCAATAACATAAGATAAGCCATGCTAACCATAAAAACTGCCGGTTGGGTGTTTTTTGTACGCGATAATTCTTCAATATCTCCAAAAAACATAATACTGGTTAAATCAAAATCCAGAATTTCATTGGATTTATCAAAAATGTCTCTCAATTTTGAGTCGGAGTCGTATAACTCCTTACCCATTCCAATTTTTTGTATTCCCTGCCCGGGAAAAATATAAGCCAATTTAATCAACAGTTACCCCTTTTAAATTATTAATTATTTCATCAGCTTCCCTCAATATTTTATGTATGACCTCCTCCACGGGTAAAATATCCTTTATCATTCCGGATATTTGCCCGGCCATTACCGAGCCTTCTTCCACATCTCCCAATCTCGCGGCGGCATGCAATTTGCCGATTCCTAACGCCTCTAACTCTTCCTTCGTCGCACCCTGGCTCTCCAGGTGTTCATAAATACGTGTAAGTTTATTTTTTAAAACCCGGACAGGATGACCTGTATTCCTCCCAGTGGCAATAGTATCACGGTCGTTTGCTTTTAAAATCGCCTGTTTAAAATTGTCATGAACGGTGCATTCATTGGTTGCAATAAATCTTGTCCCTATCTGGACCCCGCACGCCCCGAGACATAACGCGGCTGTCAACCCCCTGCCGTCCGCAATACCTCCCGCCGCGATTACGGGAACATCAACCGCGTCAACTACTTGCGGGACTAAAACCAAAGTGGTCGTCTCTCCGATATGCCCGCCTGATTCCGTCCCCTCGGCAATTACCCCGTCAACTCCCTGGCGTGCTACGCGTTTTGCCAAAAGGACAGATGAAATTACGGGTAAAACCTTAATTCCCGCACCTTTCAGCCAATCTAAATATTTACCGGGATTACCCGCCCCTGTCGTAAGCACAGGAACTTTTTCCTCTACAATTACATTTAAAATTTCTTCCGCATCCTTGCGCATTAAAATAATATTTACTCCATAAGGTTTATTGGTCAATGTTTTTATTTTTTTAATCTCTTCCCTCAACATATCGGGCGGCATAGAGCCGGATGCTATTATTCCCAACCCCCCGGCATTCGAAACCGCCGACGCAAGTGCCGCATCGGAGACCCATGCCATCCCCCCTTGAATTATAGGATATTCAATGCACAATAAATCGCATAGCTTTGTTTTTAACATAAAAAACTCCCATTTTGTTTATAATGTTTTAAAATTCATCCGCCTTAGGCGGATAACTTTCAACTTTATAAGTCACTTACCATTTCAGAATACAGCTCCCCCAAACCAGCCCGCCTCCAAAAGCCGCGAGTAAAACATTATCATCTTTTTTAACCCGCCCGCTTTTGACAGCCTCATCCAAAGCTATCGGAATAGAAGCGGCAGAAGTATTGCCGTATTTATCAAGATTAATAAAAAACTTCGTTATCGGTATATCAAGTCTTCCTGAGATGGCCTCGATAATCCTTATATTTGCCTGGTGCGGAATAACTAAATCTATATCTTGCGCTACCATGTGAGACTTTTTTAACACATTTCTGGCCGAACTAACAAGATGTTTCACAGCATGTTTGAAAACATCATTGCCTTTCATCTTTATAAACTGGAGCCTGTTTTCCAACAAATGCGCGTTTATCGGATTTCTCGACCCCCCGCCAGGTACCATTAAAAGCTCACTAGCCCTGCTGTCGGTCCCGAGATCGAAAGCCATTATTCCCTGGTTATCTTTTCCGTTCTTCAGAATGCACGCCCCTGCGCCGTCTCCAAAAAGGACACATGTATTCCTGTCTGTCCAATCGATGATACGTGAAAAAGTCTCCGCCCCCACAACTAAAACAGTTTTATAAAAACCGGATTTAATAAACTGTTCCCCGATTGTCAAGGCGTATAAAAATCCTGAACAAGCCGCACTGACATCAAAACAGGCACTCGAAAAAGCCTTCAATCCTTTCTGGATAAAACACGCGGTTGAAGGAAAAGGCATATCAGGAGTGGCCGTAGCCACAACAATCAGGTCAATCTCATCGGGACTGATATTAGCGGATTCCAAAGCCAAACGCCCGGCTTTTACAGCCAAATCAGAAGACGCTTCTTTCTGGTGAGCGATTCTTCGTTCACAAATTCCCGTCCTGGCCTTAATCCATTCATCGCTGGTATCAACTATTTTCTCCAGGTCTAAATTGTTTAATATCTGAGACGGCAGATATGACCCTGTCCCTATTATCTTTACTCCCATTATTTTTTCCTGTATCTTCTATAGCCAAAGAAAGATTTTCTTTTATATGATCGTTAACTCTTTGCTCAGAAAAATCCCTTGCAACACGCAGGGCATTCATTATTGCTTTTGAATTTGAGCTGCCATGGCAGATTATACAATCCCCGTCTATTCCTAAAAGAGGCGCGCCTCCATATTCGGAATAGTCCATCCGTTTTTTAAAATTGTTTAATGCGGGGCGGAGAAAAAGCACTCCGAGTTTAGATAAAAAGCCTTTTGTAAACTCCTGTTTCAAAAGGGTCAAAATCATTTCAGCCGCGCTTTCGCCGAATTTCAGGACCACATTCCCTATGAACCCGTCACAGACTACGACATCCGCTTTGCCGTTAACAATTTCCCTTCCTTCAACATTTCCGATGAAATTAAAAGGCCCTTTTTCAAAAAAAGCATAGGCTTCCTTGATTAATTCGTTTCCTTTTGAATCTTCTTCCCCCACGCTTAGAAGCCCGACCCTGGGATTATCTTTCTTAAGTATATAACGCGCGTAAACATCCCCCATTATGCCAAATTCCAATAAATTTCTCGCCCGGCAATCCACGTTTGCGCCGACATCTAAAAGTATTGAATGCCCTGACAATGTAGGCATAACTGTCGCTATCGCGGGCCTGCTTATGCCTTTCAGCCTGCCCAGTTCAAATAAACAGGCAGTCATAACCGCGCCAGTGCTTCCCGCGCTTACCACGGCATCCGCTTTTCCTTCTTTAACCAATTTAACAGCCACAACTATAGACGAATCCCTTTTCTTCCTGACCGCCATCGCGGGCAATTCATCCATAGCAATCACTTCCTTCGCATTTACTATTGCTAAAGGCAATCTATGGCTATTGCTGTACTTGCTTAGCTCATTTTTAATCAGATTTTCATCCCCGACAAGAACAATCTCCACTCCAAGCTGCGATGCCGCTTTGACAGCTCCTTCCACTTCTATATGCGGAGCATTATCCCCGCCCATGGCATCTAATGCTATCTTCATGATGACTCCGGTAGGGGCGAACCCATGTGTTCGCCCTTCTTAATTGTGCAGACAAGGAGGTCTGCCCCTGCAATTTTACAATTCTATTTTCATCTCTTCCTGTCCCGCGTAATACCCGCATGCAGGGCAAACCCTGTGCGGTAATTTTTTCTCATGGCACTGCGGGCATGTTGATAAATTAACCGCGGTTAATTTCTTATTTGTCCGCCGCAAATCACGGCGGGAAGATGAATGTCTTCTTGTTGGTAAAGCCATTTTGGTTTTCCTCCTTAAAAAAAATTTTTACAACTTTATAATTTATATTTTTTTAAACTTTTTCTTTATCTCTGCCAGCGCTTCCCACCTGCTGTCAATTTCCCCCTTAATACAATTACATTTTTTTATATTTAAATTTTCGCCGCAATGAGAGCAAATGCCTTTACATTCTGTTTTGCATAACGTTTGTATCGGAATTGCCAGAAGTAAATCTTCCCTGATATCTTTTTCCAGGTTGATCTCTTCATTTTTTATAAAAACCGTGCTTAATTCCTCTTCTTCAATTTCATCTCCTGCTATTTCTTCATCTTTCAACCGGTACTCCCTATTAAATTCAATTTTTGCTTTCTGAGGGAAAAAAGTTAAACACCGGTTGCAAATCAGGTCCCACTTCACATTAATTTCCCCAAAAGCCAAAAAACCAAAATCTTCTTTTTTAAAACGGACATTTACTTTAACTTCTTCCAGTTTTTGCAATTGTACATGTTCTAAATTTAATTCTGACGGGTTTTCTTTAAACTCGATATCCAGCCCCTCATCAGGAATATCGCTAATTTTTATTTTCACTTGATACCATCCCCTATCTTAAAAATTCATCAATGGCCCGGGCAGCAACTTTTCCCGCACCCATTGCCTTGATAACCGTTGCCGCGCCTGTCACGACA encodes:
- the fabG gene encoding 3-oxoacyl-[acyl-carrier-protein] reductase → MGLKDRVSIVTGGGQGIGKAISLGLAKNGAKVVVVDISQENADNMLKEIEGLGGSASAYKMDVSNFTEVSDVTNKILDKYGKIDILVNNAGITRDGLLLKMKEEDWDRVLNINLKGVFNCTKAVIRPMLKERWGRIVNIASIVGLIGNAGQANYSASKAGIIGFTKTVAREVASRNITVNAIAPGFIATEMTKVLPDNVKENLMKQIPLGRLGQVEDVAQAILFLVSEKAGYITGEVIRVDGGMAM
- the fabD gene encoding ACP S-malonyltransferase — encoded protein: MIKLAYIFPGQGIQKIGMGKELYDSDSKLRDIFDKSNEILDFDLTSIMFFGDIEELSRTKNTQPAVFMVSMAYLMLLKEHGIYADILAGHSLGEYSACVAAGIFSWEEGLRLVKKRAELMENAFPPGYGKMAAVLGGDKNLIREVCAGVKNTGVVEVVNYNAPGQVVISGESKAVESAGEELKKKGIKKIIFLNTKGPFHSSLMNETAGEFFHYMENIEFSIPKIPIISNVTGKPLTDPREIKKMLSLQMKSPVLWDDSINYILSAGITNFVEVGFGNVLAGLLKRINPGAKIICMDEKWKEIKKGESLWG
- the fabK gene encoding enoyl-[acyl-carrier-protein] reductase FabK, coding for MLKTKLCDLLCIEYPIIQGGMAWVSDAALASAVSNAGGLGIIASGSMPPDMLREEIKKIKTLTNKPYGVNIILMRKDAEEILNVIVEEKVPVLTTGAGNPGKYLDWLKGAGIKVLPVISSVLLAKRVARQGVDGVIAEGTESGGHIGETTTLVLVPQVVDAVDVPVIAAGGIADGRGLTAALCLGACGVQIGTRFIATNECTVHDNFKQAILKANDRDTIATGRNTGHPVRVLKNKLTRIYEHLESQGATKEELEALGIGKLHAAARLGDVEEGSVMAGQISGMIKDILPVEEVIHKILREADEIINNLKGVTVD
- a CDS encoding beta-ketoacyl-ACP synthase III — encoded protein: MQEKIMGVKIIGTGSYLPSQILNNLDLEKIVDTSDEWIKARTGICERRIAHQKEASSDLAVKAGRLALESANISPDEIDLIVVATATPDMPFPSTACFIQKGLKAFSSACFDVSAACSGFLYALTIGEQFIKSGFYKTVLVVGAETFSRIIDWTDRNTCVLFGDGAGACILKNGKDNQGIMAFDLGTDSRASELLMVPGGGSRNPINAHLLENRLQFIKMKGNDVFKHAVKHLVSSARNVLKKSHMVAQDIDLVIPHQANIRIIEAISGRLDIPITKFFINLDKYGNTSAASIPIALDEAVKSGRVKKDDNVLLAAFGGGLVWGSCILKW
- the rpmF gene encoding 50S ribosomal protein L32, which gives rise to MALPTRRHSSSRRDLRRTNKKLTAVNLSTCPQCHEKKLPHRVCPACGYYAGQEEMKIEL
- a CDS encoding DUF177 domain-containing protein, which produces MKIKISDIPDEGLDIEFKENPSELNLEHVQLQKLEEVKVNVRFKKEDFGFLAFGEINVKWDLICNRCLTFFPQKAKIEFNREYRLKDEEIAGDEIEEEELSTVFIKNEEINLEKDIREDLLLAIPIQTLCKTECKGICSHCGENLNIKKCNCIKGEIDSRWEALAEIKKKFKKI